A region of the Yarrowia lipolytica chromosome 1C, complete sequence genome:
ACCGCCCCTAATGGCAATATCTGCAATCTGTGCATACGACAGTAGACATATTCGCACCTAACAAGTGTCATAATGACCCCTTCTGGACTCTGTACGCTGTTCTACGACGGTTTCACTTGTGCAGATTTCTGAGACCAATGTAGAATGCGCTGCAGAGACGCTACAGCCGAGCAAGAAGGCTGGATGCGTTCGTAGTCACCGTGGCAACAGATTGGAGTAACTCTCGAGTCGATTGGACAAAAATCCAGCCCTCGATACACACATACATCCTTGCACCTATCCCAAGTGGCAGCAGGACGTCAAAAAAGCAAGTATCTTTAAACTATTTTCACCAAACGCACTGTCAGCATTACTATGGTATGtttactttttttctttcttttcttcaGGAGAGACTTACACAGCGAGTGTGGGGACCacaaggacaaggtggtGCCCTCGACATGGCGGCAGTGGTGACCACAGGGCCCGTGTGGTGATCACATACCCTGTCTTGTGCCCATCAAAAGGGTCGTGTTATGCCCATCACAAAGAATGGGTTGTGCATATGACAATGTCTTTCCAGGTGCGTAAATATTTCTCCGCttaaaaaaatgaaaacaGATTTGTGATCCTCTCACCATCAGGGACAGCGATATGCATCTATCTACCCCCTTGGATACCTCGAATGTCCTTTTTTTGTGACAAATtgtcttttctttttcttcgtACACAAACCCATTGTTGTGTTGTGgctgtacataccgtaaCCTTATTTTAAACATGGTAAATTTCCACCAAGGTCCAAGGTCACGGGGTCGGCATTATCCGGAGGGGCGATCTAAACAAAAACGAGCAGTATATTTGGAGAAGAGTTTTTGCGGAATTTGGGTGATTTTTGTGGAGATTTTTGTGGAGATTTTTGTCAAGGTCttaattttattttattttattttattttattttatttatttattcatattttatatatatctatATCTATATCTATATTTACATTTATATTTACTTActtaatttttttattgtaATATCTGTAATCTTGCAACACCCCAAGTAATACCCTACCTAAAGATAGTTGAAGGAAATACTGATAACGGCGATTTTAGCGCTATTGTTGTATGACAAGGGACGATTAATAGCTCATCAACGCAACAAACAGACCGAATGCTCTCCAATGATATATATCACTAATCTCAGCTATCACTGGAACCCCAACAGGTGTCCCCTGTAATATCGGCAATGACGCATCTCAGCCGCTCGTAAACAATACAGCATTGTTCTCCTGAGTCTTGGCGTTCCATTCGTACTCACTAATATACGATATCTCTAGCAACAACGTCAATCACGTTCCCTTTCAGAGTTTTCTCAAAAAGTGCTCCAAAAGACGCATTTTTGGACTTTTTGGAAACCGGAAAACGCTGTCGGGGTTGTCATAGTGTGACCTACAAAATGCACCTTTCGGGATTTCGTTATATGTCCTCTGGCCGCCTCTACACTTGGTCTAATCAAACACTAAAAACGTGTCACCACCACGTGGGTTTGAGACATTGAGGAATATACGACGAGCTTCGAAAGGTGTATGGAGGCTTGGTGGGGTTGGATTGGGGGTTCTGACGGTGCACAATTAATTGTCGCATATTCCGTGAGGTATTTTGGGCTGAAAAATATTTTAGACGCGATTTATGAACAGAAGGAGATTAACAAGACATGTTGATAAGTTCCTGCGGGCATATATCGGGCTTGATATTTTGATTTCCTCTTTCCCCGCTCAAATCCACCCACTTTTCGTTATTTTGGGCAACTATTGAAATATCTCGTCTATTTAACGGTGATCATTTACTTGAGCTAGTTGGCAATATAGTTGGCACTAAATGTAGACCAGGGGGGTATCGCTGAGGAAAGAGGAGTTGCAGTTTACACTGTTAAAAGAGATGGAAATGAGAACCGGGGTTGGTCAGATGGATGtgcatcacgtgagtggCTGGCTGACCAGGAAGAAGTGCGATTCCTGAATGGGTAATCAGCTGTATCCATTACTGGAGTAATACATAATCCAGTACTGAAGCTTACATAATCTGGTATAGGAGTTTGCATAACTACCCTTCCTCTGGATCTTACATAACCACCCTTCATCTGGATCTTACATAATCACCTTCATCATCTCGCGCCAACCTCACGGTCCATCTATCGTCCTGACCACTTATATCCTACCTTTGGCGGGCTTCGGAGGTTCCTAAGTAAGGGGGTTCAGGGATAATTGGAGTTTGTTGGACATTGGGTTTTGGGCGGAGATGTGACGATAAAATGAGACGTTTTAAAAGGTATAAAATGTGCTGCAGAGTATAACAATACCTTCCGGAAAAAAATCCGGCAGATTTGGACATTCTGGGGTGAGttgatgtttttttttttttttttttttttgagaaTTAACCAAACGCTCTAGATTAATAAGGATAGATGGCATTgttgaaaaaaatagaTAACCGAGTTCTTCGTGGTAAATATACCCGGATTAAAGTCAGTTTGAACCTCCAAAACCTCCCTAAAAGCTGTAGAAACCACTGTTCTTACCCCTATCATTTTACTTGACCTTCAACTACTGTTCTCAACTTTAAAGCTCAAATCTCCAACAACCAACTAAACTATCAACCATAAGTCCTCACACCCAATTAACCTCAACAAGTATAAACCCTTTTGACAACCCTTCAATCGCTCAATCCTCCAAGTAAAATCAAAATACAGACATACCAGCCCTTTCCCTCACTCACCCTTACCCTAAAACCGCCTGCAAAAACTCCTCCCCTTGCCGCCTTGACCATTTGCTCCTCTCTTGATTTGCCCCCACACAATCCTGAATCCGGCTATTAAACCTCAGCCACTCCAAATAAACTTTGTGGACACGCAAATCAACTCTGTCTTCTCTAACGTCACAGCCCTGGTCGCACCCTCTACACCACCCATGTCACCCCAATACACGCCCCACGTCGTGTCTATCATATAGTCTGAGTCGCGAAAACCACATTACCAATGTCACGTCCTTTCCCCGCCTCATCTCCATGACGTCACAAACGCCGACTATACGCCGTGCCTAGACCCTGATCAAAAGCCTAAAAATAATTTCGAATCTGGACCCCCCCTAACCCTGCCAACACCCACATTGCAACCCTGAACTGTACCACTATCACAACCCATACgaaccctaaccctgagTTGCTGACATACAGTGTGCACAAAACACCATACAAGAAGACGCAGACAACTTGAAGAGAACTCTGGGGATAGAGGTATGCTTACGTGACCACCAAATTCCGATGCATGTATTTTGTTTCGTGTCAAGTCCGCGTTTTTGCTCCCAAAATGATGACCTGATTTTTCTGCATGCATAGATGTGAGAGAAAAACGGCGATTTGTGAGCAATTATGAGTATGTAAGCAATTGGCGCGTTGTTGAGGGCGTTAGGAATTCCTTgggtgtcacgtgatacatTTTGTGTCGGCATTTCTCGATTTCATTGGTTTTCCAGGTTGAGCTTTATTATAGTTGACTtaaggtggaggaggtaaGTAAAGTGTGATTAAAAAGAAGGACCAATTGGTTATTGTTGAGAATGCCAACTATAAGTTTAGATTCAATCTAACTAAATTTAACTATCAATGTATTATTATTGGGAGATTGAACAGGTTATGAATGATGAAACTCATaaacaacaccaactccaagaGTCACATGTGGAAACTAAAACCTCAATACGACTCATGTGATCCTTCGGAACACTCTTAACCTGTTCTCTTTGTCCGATTTGCGCATTTCATTTCGGTCGTATCCGTCGCTAAAACTTGGCACTAGATTGCTACTTGCTCGCAAACGTTAATGGATGACTAAGCGACTGCGATTGAGGTATGGGAGAGGGAATATGCgaagtcacatgacataTATTGAGTTAATGAGTAAAATTAGCCGACTTTCATTTCTCCAGGACTAATATTCGTCAAGTTACAGAGTGGGGAGCGGATTTGGGGGAGGTAGTCATAAGTATCCACAAATTTTGATAGAGATAGGTTATCAATAAATGAAGATACGTCACGTGTTCAAGTGATCCTGATGATTATTCCAATATTGAAGAATCTCCCGAAAAATTGTATCTAGCGCTCTAAAGCTGTAGTATACTTCGGATTACGTAATGTCTATTGGAGGTCGTTTCTAAAAAGTGCTACAGTAATGTTGGAATTACGTGATGGATAACAATCGACGTAAAATCATTGTCGCCACAACGTGAGATTATTAACTGCGCTGCAACCCCATACTTATGAATCAATTTTGTTGAAATCCCTCAATTTTTATCGGTTCTGTTGTATCTCCTCTCTTGACTGTGACAAATGGCCTCCCCCAGACCTCCACTGCCACTGTGTTAGTTGATGCCGCCTTTTTAGTCTCACCCATtcaccacgtgacttgcCCTCCTCTGTCGCCGGTTGTGGTACTCTTCTTGCCATTTTTCGTTTTCGAGATTTTCATTTTCCCAGTTATgattttttgattttttgattttgtgtTTTCACACTTCGTCGATTTGAGTTCTGGCAAATCATAAAATAAAGTTCCAATAACCTCCGATAAATAAAGTTCTGGGATTAACATCAAAAAGAATTGGAAGCCAAAAAGTTGCTTGTAAGGCGGTCGTCACAAATGGAGGGCAAGAAGTGCTCCAATTAAACTTTAGGGACAAGCAATGCATTCAGCGTAAACATGTGGGTATTTCTGTCTTTTCAGATCTCGAAAACCTTCATTGTGGCTCGTTCTAGCTCTATCCCACCACAGCCTCTCTCCCACCTGCTAGagttatatatatctcGCCAGACCTCCACATGCCACCTCCCCAATCGCACACAACTTCACTCTTGTCACCTCGACTACACCAACGACATAGCTCTTGTCACCGCGACACAGCCCGTGTAATTCCCACGACATTGACGGTGTGACCACAACGACAGTTGCACATTGTTTACATTCGCTACAGCACACGGCATCGACCAACGTTTGACGATATCATCACATTCGCTTTTACACCCCCACGTCGCGACACAACTCTTGTGACTCCCCACATTGCCAGTGTAACCCCCCCAATCATCCACCACATTACCAGCGTAATTTCCAACATTACTTTTGTCATCGCACAACATTAtccccccctcccccaaGATGAACAACATGTCTAACATTTCGAACCTGCCCACCCCTGACTCGTGCTCGGTGGAAGTGACACAGACGTCGACGCGGTCCTTCTTCGAAGAGATGGACtgccacgtgaccaagaaggccatGCTGGACTTTTCACCAGAGTCCACATTCATTCTGACTCCCGAGTCGGAGTGTAACTACACCTACGATAGCAAGGCGGCTGCAGACGGCGACTCCGGCGCACGTGACtcctcacgtgatctccAGGCGACGGAGCTGACTGCGCGCGATCTCATTTCTTCGCTGCCCACGTCCCTGCCGCCCATTTCGGTGTCGATGTTGACTCGGCTGCTGACGGTGCTGCGTCTcccggtcacgtgccgGCTACTAAGCAGCACGATTCTCGACTCTTTGTCGCGGGACTTTTACCGCCACTGGATCAGGTCGATTCCCATGGATGCAGCGATCCATCCcgagttggtggtgattgCCACCTTGTCCGTTGCGATGAAGTTTGCCGAGGACGAGTTTTACAGCCCCAAGTTGTTTGTGGACTGTCTCAACTGCGAGCTCCAGTCGGTTTTGGATCCTAGCTATGTGTTTCCTACCGTTAAGGAGATGGTTGATTTGGAGCTGAGAATTTTGAAGGATTTGGATTACAACGTCGCTCAGTTGATGGGCGAGTTGGTGAATTGACCGCTCAAAGAGGAGCGATGAAGAACGAGGAAGAGTCACTGATTTAGGATCCAGATCTAGCAGTGATTCAACAGAGCAAGGAGCAGTCAACAGCTCTGCAAGGAAGCAGCTAGGAGTCATTGGATCCCAGTGACTAGGACGACTCTTTGAGTCTAGTGGAGACACTATATTTATTTGCATTTAGTAGTAATGGGATGGAGTTTGGATATGAGAGCGTGTGTGTAGTACCTGTACATGTAGGAAGAGTAGGAGTGGTTAGTAGTTGTTTGTAGTTGGTGGAAGGTCTGTAGTTGTATAGTACTTATTGTTGAATGAACTCTTGACTCGACAAGAAAGACATTTCAGTTGAGGGTCTGAAGATATCTGATTCCAGATCATCTTGGCATGCTGATTCCCTCAATGCTCTCTAGTTCCAACTCGATCCCTCTTCTAGTCGCATTTTTAATTTATAAGATAATTTTTGTCGTTCTGGGAATATACACGAGACACAATAATCACGCTAGTTTCACGGATACGAATGATACAAAAACATGGATTGCTCCAATAGAATCTCCCATGTCAGAGAAGTATACTAATATAAATATCTCCTGTGTTTCCTCCAACTATTGCCATCTGGATTGCATCTTGTTTACATGGACATTTGTCGACTTCTAATTTTTTAATTGTTTGTGAGAGTGGGCTGAAGTTGGCATTTGGCGACCGAATAAAATCCCGAAAAATATGGGAAAATAAAAACCGCACTGTGATAAAATTAATTAAAATGGAGAATTTCCCCCAAATTTCTCGGCCATATTATCGTCCCCGAGATGAGCCCAAATTAATGTGGTCTAAAGATTTAACTAGAGTATGCACCATGTGAACTACCCACTACTAAAATGGTACTCAAGCGATACTCTTTGTGTAATGACAGTGGATCTGTGGTAAGACACCAGCACCGTATTGGGAAGACAATGATTCTGTTGTCACTACATTGGATCCGTAGTAACGCCTTCAagtgtggtggtggcacACATGTGCTCTGTTGTGGGACGACATTCCGTCTGTGGGTACCAACATTGACCATATTGCGGGACGACATATACCCTCTGTGGTGACGACATTACACCTGTAATGTACGTCAAGGTAGCAACACTGAAGCAACCATCTGATGCCAGCCTGGAACGCATGGTCTCTGCATTGGTGTCGAATGCGGCGATATCTGCAATGTATGCTACATATGCATCAAAAATGCATCAGCCTGCACAtagatggaggagacagaGGGGGAGATATTATGACGTAGAGAAAGCAATATTAATCTGATCCGAAAACTGAGAGAAGAAACGAACTCGGAATGATCTTCTTTTACAACAAATGTGTCGATGGACTTGATTTTCGGACTGTATTAAAAAGTTGTGCAACTCTCTATTTCCTAGGCTAATTTTCGCCATTATATAGCTATAGCCCAATTATTAGACCTCCCCATGACTACGTACCATAAAGAGTGGAGTGATAAGGAACTAAAGCAGATAACACATCGTCGCGGTCTTTTAGATACCCTTAATTTGCTCATAACTTGTTTTATACACTCTTAACATGTGCTTTTCACTGGTTACCTGTTATCCATTGTCAACCAGACTTGTGTCGTATATGAAATCATAACCTCTCGTTTGCACCTCAAAAAGGCAACCACTAGCTCCTTGTAGCCACCACCACATAGTCCTTGTTTTCCCCATTACAGAGTCCTTGTCCCCACTACATCGATCATGTCGTCCCCATTACACCCCACCACATTCGCTCGTGGTGCCCACCTCACCCACCATGTCTCCCCCTCCTTGCAATAAGATTGTGGGGAAATGGTGCCTGTGTTTACGTAAAATTGAATTGGAACTATCCGGACATATATACTTGCTGGCGAGAATCTGAGAATGTTGCgggaatcacgtgactccagCAATTCCATTGACACCACAACCATGTCTATTGCCCCGTTTCGTCTCAAGCAGTATGGCATCTCCGAAAAGTTCCGCCAAAATTTAAGATAGTGCTAAAAAATCCCTACAAAGAAGAGACTAGCGGTGTTTGGTGTTTGGAACGCGAGAATGAGACATTTCGGagggatcacgtgacgcccTAGGCTGGGGTTAGGACCCAAGTTGatgtttgtttgttgtgTAGGGATTTAGGGCCGTGAGTCTTATCTGTGAGTCTTGTGGGAACATTAGAGAAATGTGAGTAAAATATATTTGTAGAGGAGATGACGGAGAATCCAATGGATATTTCTGTTGGTTTCTACGATTCCTGGATGGTGCAAAAATCGTCATTTTGTTTTTGAGATGACGTCATATGGCAATAAAACAGTGAATAAATGAGATAAAATGCCAAGAAGTTGACAATGGGGGCAAACAACTGTCAGTAGAATGATGGGGATTTTCCAGCCGTGCCAGGTGACTACTACGGTGGATATAGAAGAACGATGTATGATGACGTAATTTATGGTTTCATGTTGGAGAAATATTTTTAGGTTTCGAGGAAGCGAATGACGTCATTTAAGCGAGGAAGTAACCGATTTTTGACAGCGGCTTTTGTGATGCACGTGGGGGTTAGTTGAGATGCAAAGAAGTTGGctgtgttttttgtgttttgaTTGACGTATTTTTGGACCAGATATAGTGTTTGGTTGGGTTAGGTGTTTAGTTAAGAGCATGGCGATTATAGTTGGCATGAGTCGAAAAGTCTAATTAAAAGTCAACTATTAATGGATTTTGACATATGTATTTGAGGAGGCTCGTACTGGACGAGTATTTTCCGGTAAAGATTGAGGATGTAAGTATGAGATTAATGAAGCCGGAACAAGCGTAAACCCAGACTCAAACTCAACATATCCCCTATGCTCCATCTTTGACGGACTACTTCTTGTCTGCAACGTCATCGTCCATAAATTGCACAAACGCTTCCAAATACAGACAAATATTGAGTACAGTCGTTTTAGACCCCCGGAAATAACCCAATCTATTCTCAAACGAGGGTCAACTGGTGCATGGGGTAAAGTAGGGGTAAAACCGTTTCCGAGCGAGTTAATTAAGTGGTGCAACTGTCTCAGTACTCACCGGATCGGAGTTCTGAAAGGTGGAATCAAATCGAAACATTACGAATATGCTAGCTCTACATTTTTAGCCACTCAAAAACCTCTCCTAGAGCTTTTCCAAGGTTCCGATTTTTGTAGTCAAACTTCTCGATCTAAAAATAACCTCCTGACCTCATCCACCTGCACATGTGCCATGCACCCCTTGGAACGTAAACTGCGGCATGGTACCGACATGACCGACGTGGTGCCCATGACATGGCCAAGGTGGTGTCCATGACATCATCGGCGTAACCGGAAACATGAAGAATGAGGTCATTGCATGAGTGGTGTGGTGGCCTACCACGACTTGGTGGCTGTGACTAGAATATATGGTATAATTATGTATAAATTCGAGAAATGACGCTAAAATGACCAAAAAAATGCTCATTAAACGCGCAGACTTGAGCTGCCAATACTGTCAACAATGGTATTCTTCAAATAATTCTACTAACTATTTAAGACGTTTTCTAATTTCCAAGTAGTCCATTGGTACTAAATCCCGACTAAAACGCTGACTAATACGTCCGTAAATAGCGCGCCTAAGATGTGGGGTAGAGAGGAGCGGACAATTGAAGATAATTATGAATTCAAGAGAAGCcgaatttttttttctgaaaAACAGTTGAAcgaaatcacgtgaacgGATGAACAGGCTTAGTAAGCATTACTGGGCTATTCTGTGCGTTGTTGGACACGTTTTGACAGACTTCTGACTTTTCTCCCATGGATATTGTGCATTTTAGACTGGGTCTATTCTCCACATTCTGGGTGCAGTAATGCTAGTTAGCATTTAGTGGAAGTTTAATTGTTAGTGCAGTTGTTAGTAGGGTACTAGCTGGTCACCCAAGTAAAGTTCAAGTAATGGGACTGTATAGAGGACCATTGAGAATGCCAATGAGATATGGTAGAGATATAGAAATTGTCTCTGGGGATTTCCAGAGGTTTCTATATGACAATATTTGGTTTCAGAGTCCTCACAGACGGAGTTTTGACGACACTGGACTGAGTTCAAATTCTGCACTAATAATgacactacttgtaggtttAGTCTAGGAATGAAATGTCTGTCAGATTTGCGACAAGACAAGATGGTGTGATGTGAAGTATATCCGTGTATTTATTGACGATAGTTGCATAATTATATCCATTTAAAATTGTCCCCTCGTCCTTTCGTTTCTACCTGGTCCTCTCCAATGTCTCAAAAATCGTCGTAATAAAATCGCACTAATACATGCAGCATTCAAGTTCAGAGTTTGGGCTGGCTAATTTCAGATGCCGGGAGTCCTCCCAAATTAAGCTTGCATCAATAGGTATTACTAGCGACTATCGGAAGGGACATTTCTGGGCTGGTACGAAAAACATGTCAACCATTGTAAAACGTTCTGGAAGGTAGCTGGCTGACCCGAGAGTTCGAAATCACTTTGAGACTAGCTCCATGAATGTCCCGATCGAAGAATTGACCCCTAATCCTCAAATTGAACGTTGTAGAGAAAGTCTTCCATGAACAGTCTAAAATTGCACTGTGGCGTGAGGTCTAGCGCTGTAAATTAGTGGATATAATgaggagaaagaagagcGTCATTTATGTACATTTTCCAACT
Encoded here:
- a CDS encoding uncharacterized protein (Compare to YALI0C02233g, no similarity) is translated as MNNMSNISNLPTPDSCSVEVTQTSTRSFFEEMDCHVTKKAMLDFSPESTFILTPESECNYTYDSKAAADGDSGARDSSRDLQATELTARDLISSLPTSLPPISVSMLTRLLTVLRLPVTCRLLSSTILDSLSRDFYRHWIRSIPMDAAIHPELVVIATLSVAMKFAEDEFYSPKLFVDCLNCELQSVLDPSYVFPTVKEMVDLELRILKDLDYNVAQLMGELVN